The Prinia subflava isolate CZ2003 ecotype Zambia chromosome 13, Cam_Psub_1.2, whole genome shotgun sequence genome contains a region encoding:
- the LOC134557739 gene encoding uncharacterized protein LOC134557739 translates to MVITVDLSNISQDLTVYHVGLDKKTYLPLNPMMNPIQVVILLMLNSLAAAWIIPQPRQNVWVTLAQTLQQENICLSTAAAKNPMSTCLVGIPLQAGEFPAGLDKYRSNEIPEAHTPQPHQDQQKQGVFTMNPLAEWVQGLPRVAHEPQELELLGSSPATYCIHFSVIPKPSSTDEYHLIRQFRGEFTAKRWCHNISHIASDNPSHSKPRSLPRGLFLVCGDRAWAGIPSRLFGGPCTIGRLSVLTPNQTLIREWTHKNKSADKIQKRSADNLDPNCNSDIFHWAKSKRVAVSLFLPWVAAAKALGELGQLECWVVKQANLTSIAISSLLEDEEITRQATIQNRAAIDYLLLLHGHECQEFEGLCCMNLSSKAPNIHAALRSMNNMIGQVKQESEDWIKELFKGWGLTGWWTSVVKTILLLFVILFLVTIAFGILRCLIFKAINGLISSTSEVNHIELANLKRTGLPTNHKWWETHTPC, encoded by the exons atggttataacagttgacctgtctaacatctcacaggacctgacggtttaccacgtgggattggaca agaaaacctacctcccactcaaccctatgatgaaccccatccaagttgtcatcctgctaatgctgaacagtctggcagctgcatggatcatccctcagccacgtcagaacgtctgggtaaccctggcacagacacttcagcaagaaaacatatgtttgtccactgcagcagctaagaatcctatgtctacctgtctggtaggaattcctttgcaggctggagaatttccagcaggcttggacaaatacaggtccaacgaaattccagaggcacacactcCACAACCACACCAAGATCAGcaaaagcaaggtgtgttcaccatgaaccccttagcggaatgggtgcagggtttgcccagggtagctcatgaaccccaggagttagaactattgggttcctcccctgccacatactgcatccatttctctgtcatcccaaaaccctctagcactgacgagtaccaccttataaggcagttccggggagaatttactgcaaagaggtggtgtcataatataagccacattgcatcagacaacccatcccactccaaacccagaagcctccctagaggattgttcttggtttgtggggatcgggcatgggcaggaattccatcccggcttttcggagggccatgtaccatagggcgattgtccgtgttgacacccaaccaaactttaattcgtgaatggacacacaaaaacaaatcggctgacaaaattcaaaaaaggagtgctgacaatttggacccaaattgtaattcagacatttttcattgggcaaagtcaaaaagagttgctgtatccctgtttcttccgtgggtagcagcagccaaagctctaggtgaattgggccaactagagtgctgggtggtcaagcaggctaatttaacatctatcgccatcagctccctcctagaagacgaggagattaccagacaggccacgATCCAGAACCGTGCCGCTATCGATTATCTCTTGCTAttacatggacatgaatgccaggaatttgaaggactctgttgcatgaatttgtcctcaaaggctccaaacatccatgctgccctccgaagcatgaacaacatgattggacaagtgaagcaagaatcagaagattggatcaaggaactgttcaagggctggggactcactgggtggtggacttctgtagtcaaaacaattttgttactttttgttatccttttccttgtaaccatagcattcggaatcctacgctgtttgattttcaaggctattaatggcctcatatcttctacctcagaagtcaaccatatagagttggcaaacctAAAGCGGACcggtctccctaccaaccataagtggtgggaaacccacactccgtgttaa
- the LOC134557809 gene encoding hydrocephalus-inducing protein homolog: MLKMVAGKRSRWRIEPSKGVIPPHTEVSVAVIANVNDTRKFQDEVQVFIENSHTFVISVQAVGTGTTIVTDKPFAPALDLKYRFSCTPCRYEFQLTNKGQRLHRLCWRTEGFRIFRRRARPPGPAGARSGEDSQRPRPGSPVFKLRPSHMDLRPGQSVEMVLEGCSSTAQEVKERLLCDAMVGKTKKRIMHVDITCKFICPVVQISSRTITFRVVKKPSVVLTLQYQPVSLKNTCSLPFSIVLNLEKPFLICSVEQQPLPAHSMCLGWPGPETVVSSGHCNSVWCPTWGPEKGLLAPRRTPRKGQ, translated from the exons ATGCTAAAGATGGTT GCTGGGAAACGCTCACGCTGGAGGATTGAGCCAAGTAAAGGAGTGATCCCCCCTCATACTGAGGTGTCTGTGGCTGTCATAGCCAACGTGAATGACACCAGGAAATTTCAGGATGAGGTGCAGGTGTTCATTGAGAACAGCCATACGTTCGTCATctctgtccaggctgtgggcaCTGGCACCACCATTGTCACTGATAAACCTTTCGCTCCGGCCCTTGACTTGAAATACCGGTTCAG CTGCACTCCGTGCCGCTATGAGTTCCAGCTGACCAACAAAGGCCAGCGCCTCCACCGGCTCTGCTGGCGCACGGAAGGTTTCCGCATCTTCCGGCGGCGCGCTCGTCCTCCTGGCCCGGCTGGCGCCAGGAGTGGGGAGGATTCCCAGAGGCCCAGACCTGGCAGCCCCGTGTTCAAGCTGCGGCCGTCGCACATGGACCTGAGGCCAGGCCAGAGTGTGGAGATGGTGCTGgaaggctgctccagcactgcccag GAGGTGAAGGAGAGGCTGCTGTGTGATGCCATGGtggggaaaacaaagaaacGTATCATGCACGTGGACATCACCTGCAAGTTCATTTGCCCCGTTGTGCAAATCTCTTCCAGAACAATCACTTTCCGTGTGGTAAAG AAACCCAGTGTTGTCCTGACACTGCAGTACCAGCCTGTGTCTTTAAAAAACACCTGCTCACTGCCCTTCAGCATTGTGCTGAACTTGGAGAAGCCATTCCTAATCTGCAgtgtggagcagcagcctctccctgcccattCCATG tgcctgggctggccGGGGCCAGAGACGGTGGTCTCTAGCGGGCACTGCAACAGCGtctggtgcccaacgtggggcccgGAAAAGGGGCTTTTGGCACCAAGAAGGACCCCACGGAAAGGACAGTAG